The genome window AGAGACCGAACTGATAAGGAGTCCCCGGGGTTCCCAACACAATAGCGGCAACATTGCGAATATCAGAGTCCTTATACGCCACAGCGAGCGCTATAGAAGAAGAAACGTCAGTCAGTAAGGCTTTAGATTGCGAGTGGGAAGCAAGCCTTGCTTGAGTAAGGACATACAGAGATCTGCATTGTGCTGGATATGCTTGATTTCCTGATACCCATAATGAAGTTTTTATATGTCAGTCAATGTGATGCTTCGGAAGAGATATACAaagaatgatgaggaaaTATGGTACCCGAGTGATGCGAAGTATGGACTGATCAGACATTGCGGTTACTGGGGGGCATTTGCCCCAGTAGGAGCGAGCCTTATCGAGAAGGAGAGCTGTTTGAGTCAAGCCTATTAATCAACAATAATAAGAAGACAGAATGTGAGGTGAACTGTAAGACGCGTGCTATACAGCAGAGATAACTTCTGAGGTATTTTGTACCCTTAGAGAAGGACTAGGTAAGAACACCAAGAGCCTTTaaaagaaaagggagaaggagaagtgAGGTTTTTGAGGGTTTGCATAAGAAATCAACAGATAAACACGAGCTAGGCGAGAATGACTTTGAATAATAGAACTAAtagcccagaagaagctttAATACTTCAGCAAAAGTGATAACATAGAATTGATAGATAACAACACTAAAGGTGAATGGTCTGTGGCAATGGAGTCATGTTACCAGTATATCCTAACAGCAAGAGACTGTGACAAAATATATTGAACCTCAGACATGAGGGGCGACCATAGTCTATCaggcaatgatgatgaattaTGATTCAAAACCCGTAAATTTGGCTCTCCTACTACAGAGTTGCAGCCATAGATAAACAGTATATGACTCAAGTTCAGTTGGATCCTGAAGTTGAAAAAGGTTCAGGGCTTCAGGCAGTCAGAAATTGGAACCAAGACTTTCCAGCAACGGAGTTTAACGGTGTCAATCCGGGCTCCACACCAAGTAGTTCTTGTCAACAAATTTATTTACAATTAGAATGAATACACAAGTGCTTCGCAATAGAGTCTATGAAGTTGTCATGATCATGGCTAGACACGGACATTGAGTAGACGCCTTCTTGTGCCTGGCCCTTGGTCCAGGTCTGTTTGGATGACACATGAGTTTATCCATAACTCCACAAAATGGGTGGGCGGCTTCGGGCCGCTCTAAGGTACAATAAAGTTACAAACTTACAGGTTGCTTTACGCGCCCTTTCAGTACCCGTACCACAGTATGGCGGGACTATGAGGATGGCCTTTGATCATGTAAATACTTACATATTTGACCCTAAATTATTGCCAGGGAACATAGGATTAGTATGGCCGGTGATTGGAAGGTACTTTTGCCCTGATGCTTATCGGTGGTTGGGTAGAGGCTTCATTATTCATTTCTTCAGAATCGAGAGTCAAGGGCTGAATGGCGGACCAGCTGAGGATCATGTGACCCCTGGcctttctttatttttttttgcACTTAGAGAGGTAAACAAGTGTTCTCTCCCAGCctccttcctcatcttcatgcCGGACCTGTACCGGAAGTATTCTCCACACCGTTTTCTGCAAGGTTTACTCACCATGAGGACTGTCCATTCATGACGATATGGCGCCTTTAGTAGTAACTTGCACACAGCATTACCCACCCTCGCTTGGCGGTGATGGAGGCGGTGAGCACTTTCACGTGATGAGGCCTAGCGGGCAGCCAGCAAGACGAAGCATAGGGGGGCAGAGTAACAACCGCCAGCGAGCAACATtcccacctcctccaaaacacgctgctttctcttctctataCCTCCTCACAACTGTTTAGACTGCTTCTTCTAGTTAATCTCGGTTCCTCGTCAAGCTCTTCTAATCTCTGCTCGGTGACACCAAGTTGAAGCTCTCATTTCAAAAGGCGTCTTGCTCAAGGGATTGGGTACGGTTATGCACCTATCAGACAGCGTACTCCGCCGCTCTCTTTGAAACTCCGGATCTTTCTCGCTCTCCCAGCCCTCAACGCTGGCAATTTGCGTTTGCAGATCACTGTCGTTGGCAACTTGCTGCAATTCCAGGCGCTCGTTTGCGAAAATCAAAGAAGAGCTTACAACTATCACTTGGTCACGCGCCTCGGTCGCTGCTCCCTCAAGTATCAACACTTCCCCGCAAGTATTACCTACATGGCTTGAGGTAAGTTTTGACGGGGACCACCACTCACACTCCAAACGGATCTACAAATAACACACTCTATGGTGCTTTGATCTGATATGTCTTCCTTAACAGACGTCTTTATTGACCTCGTTGCTCGACTTCGTCCTACTTTTATCGGAGATCTTCCATCACCCTAACCTGTACTTGTCTGTTTGGTATCGACGACGCTCAATTGCCTCGGACAATAAGCAACCGGTCTGGAAGTCTGTCGCGATACTAGCGGTATTTCATTGACGTACTTTTGAAGAGCAGCCGTCAGGGATTACAGAAAAGAGTGCTCCTTGCGGATATGCCTCCCGGCGATGTCCCACTGCCGGATAGCCTAGTGCCGGGCAACGGGGCTGTCCGTCCGACTTTAAATACCAGTGGGCAGGGCGGTAGTTTTCAGAAACAAACTCCCACTTCGCCGGCCGATAGCAATAGGACTTTCGACTCACCGCGTGCAAGATCTGGTGGGCGGAATGGGTCTGCTGTCACAAGCCCGGTGGATGGGATGCAAAATCCAGACGGTCGCACGGGCCGAAGATTGGACTCGAACAACCCTGGCCAGCGGGATCCATCAACTCCGCGTGATCGAGCTGGTTATTGGGAGAAGTCAGCGCAACGTGACAGACCTTCTCAGAGCGGCCGTCCGCCCACAAAATCCCCCGGTAGTTCGCGTATTTGCAAAAAGTGCGGCGAGCCTCTGACGGGCCAATTTGTACGCGCACTTGGCGCAACGTATCATCTTGAGTGTTTCAAGTGTGAGGTTAGTTTAGTCGTCCACCTCAACGAAACCCGCCGTGTCCTGTTAGCTAACTGTCTCTGCAACAGGATTGCGGGCAAATTGTGGCATCTAAGTTCTTTCCTGTCGACGCTGAGGACGGAAGCGGACAGTATCCACTGTGTGAGACAGATTACTTTCGGCGATTGGACCTCCTCTGCCACGAATGTGGCGGCGCTTTGCGTGGTTCCTATATCACCGCCTTAGACCACAAGTATCACATCGAACATTTCACTTGCTCCGTTTGCCCGACAGTTTTTGGCGCCCAAGACTCCTATTATGAACATGAAGGCAGGGTTTACTGTCATTTCCACTATTCCACCCAGTTTGCCCAGAGATGCCACGGGTGTCATACAGCTATTCTGAAGCAGTTTGTGGAGATTTTCCGCAATGGTCAAAATCAGCATTGGCACCCAGAGTGCTATATGATTCATAAATTCTGGAATGTGCGCCTAGCTCCAAATGGCCAGCCCCTGGAGCATCCTGAGGCTGGTCTCGATGCCACTGACGAGGAACGCAATAGAGTgcgagaagaggaagatatgatggaggagaaggttTACAAGATCTGGAGCATTCTTTCTGGTTTCGAAGAGTCTTCAGCTGCCTGCATCTCGGATATGCTACTACACGTCAGCAATGGCTCCTATCTGGATGGAGTCTTAGTCGCTAAAAGATTCATTGGTCACGTCGAAGTTCTTTTCCGAGCCATCGATGAACTTGCCGGATACATCAAGGCGCAAGAGATGAAGGGTAAGTACCGCCTTGCCAGGACAGAAAATGAAGTTGAGGACTGACAGAGTACCCAGACCTTGCTTACGGACGTGAAGCCAAACTTTTGTGCAAGAAAATTGTCGCTTTCTTCGCTTTGCTATCCAAGACCCAGGAAGCTGGGGTACGGAAACTAGGTGTCACGCAAGAACTCCTATCATTAGTCACTGGTCTTGCCCACTACCTTAAGCTCCTCATCCGCATCGGGCTTCAAGGCGCTCTGAagctggagagggagaaggagagtccCGAAGGCTTGTATCATTTCCTCAATCACTTGGCAGATATTGAGACACTCCGGCCTCCGGAGCAAGAAGAATCACCTGCAGATCTCATGGCTGGAGTAGCGAGTCTTGCTGATCAGCTTTCTGATTGCTGCGCAGCTTGTAAAGAACCAATTGACGATGAGTGTGTCATGCTGGGTGAATCCAGGTGGCACATCAAGCCACCTCATCTTACGTGTGCAGCATGTCAAACGGACCTTACCGATACTTGTCAAGAGGCCCTCTGGAGTCCTAGGATTAAAAAGGTTTTCTGCAATAATTGCGCCTCGCAGCAAGGTCTTGCGAACGAGACTCAAGGTGGCTTTACTCGTGTGAGCAAATTACAGCAGTTTGTCTTCCTGTTACGGGTTGCACTCGCGCGCCTTCTTGCTGTTTTGCACGCTGGAGGAACCTTGCAACCCACTTCAGGTATGTTATTCCGTCGCAATGCTAATACTGGTCAGTTATGGGTTAacacttttcttcctctagATGACCCGAGCTTCGCTGGGAGTGAGACTCAAGATGGTAACCAAACTCAATCTGGCGGTAATATTCACAGGTCCACGACAAGGTCGAAGTATGCGGGCAGAGATGGTGCTGCTGAATCATCGCTTGAGCAGACTGTGGGCGAGATGCGACGCTTGCGGTCCATTCGAAACGAGCGTACTCTGTCGACTACATACAAGCGAGCTAGGGCATCAAGAATTATCGACGGTCCCGAAGGTCGAAGTGTTAGGCCCGGCTCTTCCGGCGGTGAAGGTTCCGATGCTCGTGGCCATGGCTTTCAAATTGTAGAGGAAAGAGATGCAAATGGCGAGACTGTCACCGACCTGACATTCGGTAACCAGGACGCTTTGACATTGGACGATATTCCCAGGATCGTGGCCGCCGAGCAAGCAAAAGAACAACGTCCCAACGCTTACAGACATGCCGGCACTAAACTCGTAGGTACGACTGAGCCGCTTCCTAGGTAcaatcaaggccatcaacGTGGTGTATCTAGCGGCAACTTGGAATCTCACCTCGCAGAGAGAACCACCAAGACTAAGAAGTACTTCTCTGAACTCTCAGCTCTCGAATATTTTATCGTACGGCATGTCGCTGTCTTGTCCATGGAGCCTTTGCTGGAGGGCTACTTCACGTTGGATGAGTTACTCTCCTTGATTGAGTCTCGCAAGCCAACGATTTGGAACATATTCGGTCGCGCCTTCAACAAAGATGCAAAGAAggctggcaagaagaagggtgtGTTCGGCGTGAGCCTCGACTTCCTGGTCGAAAAGGAGGGCACAGAATCCACTCATGGCGTCGGACCCGGCGCTCTTCGCGTTCCTgctctggttgatgatgcaGTATCGGCGATGCGGCAAATGGATATGTCTGTGGAAGGTGTTTTTCGAAAGAATGGTAATATTCGAcggctgaaggagatctCCGAGCTGATCGACAATAAGTACGATCAGGTTGATCTCACAAAGGAGACTCCTGTGCAGATTGCGGCTTTGTTGAAGAAGTTCCTCCGCGAGATGCCTGACCCGCTTTTGACTTTCAAACTCCATAACCTATTTGTTATCTCTCAGAGTAAGTTGAGCTCCCGCATCCCAGATTCAAAGCCTCTGCTAACGTCACCATTTACAGAAATACCTGACCCCGAAAAGCAAAAGCGGTTACTGCACCTCACGTGCTGTCTGCTGCCCAAGGCTCATCGGGATACTATGGAAGTCCTCTTCGCCTTTCTAAATTGGACGTCGTCTTTCTCGCATGTGGACGAGGATACGGGTAGCAAGATGGATATCCACAACCTTGCAACTGTCATAACACCTAACATCCTCTATCCAAATACCAAAAATAGCACAGTTGACGAAAGTTTCTTAGCAATCGAGGCTGTCAATGCTCTTATCACTTACAACGACACTATGTGCGAGGTAAATCCTTCCACAACCCAATGCCCAGTGGACCAACTCGCTGACTGTCTCATTAAGATACCGGAAGATCTTCAGGCTGTTCTCAGCGACACCACATTCTTCAAGGATAACAACGAAGTCAGCACAAAGGAAATTCTGAAGAGATATGGTGACATTGCGCGAGGAAGCTTCTCTCCAAAACCCAATAACGGCGGAGAAACTGTGACAATCACAAATCCTCATAACCGAGGAGCCAATACTCCTACGTCTGCGCGCATTGAGACAGACCAGTCTCAGGACGGACCATGGCAGGCGCAAAACCCTGTACGCCACGTGCAAAACACAGGTGGTCACAACCACGCAAGCAGTGCATCGGCGCCTTACAATGGAATGGAACTTGCGCCTGGACAGTCCGCCAGCTACCGTGAACGAAGCACCAGCAACGGCAGCCAACAAAATCCCATTCCACAGGAGGGACAACCCCAACAGATGCCTTACAGGTCTCGTCCAGGAGCGGGACCCATGGGAGTTGCTGGTTGATTTAAAATCAGTCCTTCCAAACCATTAGAATTACCCTATCTCATTGCGCTGCCTATCTCATCTTCAGACGAGTCTAGTTGGCTTCCTTGCCGACCAATCACAccgttttcttcttttgatATGCAAATGGATGTTACGGCGTACATTTGAACCATCTAGCGTTCTCTCGTTTTGCTTGGGTTGGATGGAGTTCTTCTCGTTGTTCGCTTGATCCGAGTTCTGACATCTCGACATTGCCGGCTGCTCAGTTCTTGGCACAGCTGCTGGCAGTGTTCCTTTTATCCCTCTTCTCTCCACGTTTTCTCCCTTCACCGTGCAGGACATGCAACCGCGAGGTTCGCGTTAACTCGATTTTGTCTCGCACATCTTTTCTGGCTTTTGATCAGTTGGTGGTGGCCGTGGCTGTTGGTCAAGTCTAATTCGACTCTCGGCTTACCATCTCACCTTGGATTCAGATCCTTCTCTTCTAGCTTTCACTTTCTACTTTGATTACTTATTTTCATATCACGACCTGGGCATGTCGTTGCATTGACTGCCTTTTTTCCTGACCTTCCCACTTaattttctttcttccttttcttctattCCTTTACTTTGCATTGTTTCCTCCCTGGTGTTTGGCATTTTCATCCCATCAACAATGGTGCGTGAAATGGTGTGTATCTCTTGATCTTGTTTTCGCTAGTCGGCCTGCACGACCGCAAAGATACCTGTTCTGAGTCAATGTCGTGACTTCGTTGTTCTCGGTCCCTTTTATTtttattcttctttttccaaCTTGATTTAATCCTTGCTGCCTCCCTGAGGTGATATTCCCCAGAAGTTGTTCGATTATTGCATACATGTCCTGATGCGGTGTCATTTCCTCATAAAAACAAACCAGAGGTGTAATCTACTTAGGATTTGAACAAAGCCGATTCTGTTGCTTCACCACAATGATCCTCTATCCGTAGGACCGCTTTCATAAATCTGTGGTACAATGGCAGTAGTTCTTCTGGTTTGAGGTAACCCTAGAGACACGAAGAGATTTCGCCCCTGTGAGAAGACTTATTCCATTTTCGATCCCGGCGTCACTTGCAGGCCTCTGTAAGAGAGCACGTAAGGGACAAATGACAAATGGCAAGCAAGGGCAAAAGCAACACTTATAACAAAGCTAGAAGTCCGGGTCTCAATTCCACAACTAATTTATCAACGCCTGGCCGAATGGAATCCTTCAAAACTGTCGAGACCAAGAGCAGCGCCTTCaactgaagaggaagcgaTGGAAGCCCAACCGAGTCGGAAATCTGCATAGAATGCCTCCCAACTTGATAATCGAAAGCCAACACTCCAATGAAAACCCAGGAGCAGAGCATGAATGTACAAGGACAAAAGCCGAACGGAAAGCCACAAGAATACGACCATTAAGATAACAACCAAGGAAGTTATGCAAATGCCACGGCCCCAATGAACCCAAGCTCGAATTGGTTGACCCTTCTGAGAAACAATTACACCAGCCCAGATTAAATAACACCGTCACTGGTAAGTAGTTCCAACTCTCTGTTTGTGGAAACAATCTGCATTCGAAGTTCACGCTCGCTTGCGCAGCACTCGACGTCCTGTGGCTGAAGCCTCGTTACCTGCGGGGGCAGTGGCCTTCCTGGTCGCAGACGCTGTGCTTCTTTTGGAGGCCACGGAAGGCGCTTGGTTGCGGGCAATCGTTGTCCTCTTAACGGGAGCACTTGCAGAAGAAACAGTGGTTGCTTTCCTAGTACCCGCTCCTGGTCTGCCTGGCTTCATCACCGTCGTTCCCGAGGaagcggtggaggagatgctcCCCCTGCGGTCGAGTTGGGTAGCAGGACGGGACAAGGGGGACCGGACAGTCTTTGTTGTCGTGGCAGCTCGGCTGGCGGGTCTCTTAGTTTGGGATGGTGGCCTCGTGTCCCTTGTGGAAGTTGTATTGGCCTTGGTGGTCCGCGACCGTGCATTATCTGCGTTTCCCGCTGCACTGGCTGACGTCGATTTGAGGGGGCTGGATGGTTTCAGGGGCGACATGGGACGAGAGAGATATGATGAGTTATGAGGTTTCTCAGGAGAGGCACGGAACGGTGACTGTGGGTACGTTCTGGAGTTCAAAGACTTTGGTGAGAGGATCCGATAGTCTGCGCCTCGGACCTCTTGAGAAACGACGCGTGAGGGACCGGCCGCGTTGGCACGCCTCTTAGGGTTCTTGAGCACATCAAGAGAGTCACCTGCAGCAGGCGCATTTTCCTTGTCCGAATAGAGTCCCTCATGACTAGACAGCAGTCCGTCAGCGTGCGATAAAGGGTCGGAAGATTGTAAAGGGTCATGGTAACTCACCTTTGCCTCTTTACTCTACGTGTGCTTGGGCTTGCAGTAGAGACACTTTGTTTTCCGCGTTTCACTGAGGCAGATGTGAGATTGCGCGTTCCTTTACCGGGACTGGCGTGTTTCTTGGGGGACAGGGCGGTCTGTTGCATTCGGAGAGAGTTATTGTGTTTCTCGAGCAATTCGCCCATCTTGGCCTTCCGGAGTGCGACGGGAATACGATTTATGCGCCTTTCGATTCGAGACCGCAGATCATGTGCCTGGAGAGCGTATTGTGCGCGAAGTTTGCGAGCTCGTTCTGTGACTGCACCTTGTGTTAGTAGATGGCGCATACAGAGTATCGAGAAGACCATACTCTCTAGTTGTAAATTATCGATAAGAGCCTGCTTCTGTCTTCGAGTTATccgcagcttcttctgaggaggagcatCGGTGGGTGTTCGGGCATCGTCGCTAGGAAACGCGTCATGGTCTGCGTCTGGAGACTTGCGTTTAGTAGGAGAAGCCATTGTAAAGGGTGTACTAATTGCTATTAGGGAACAGCGAGCCAATTGATTGTGATGAATAAGAACAGAGAGTTGTGGGTGAGGCCAATGAAGAACAATGAATTCGCGTAGAGGATGAATGGTGTTGATGGCAGTCTGCCTGGGGAGTAAACAAGCGCTGACTTAATTCGTCGTTAGCTTCCGAGCGGAGTGTGACATCtcgcctgcagcagctccaacctccatcatcacctctgcccatcttcatcacttcTATCACTACTAACTTCCTCACTCCTCTTTTGCCTTTTCTCGAAGTTTTTATAGTCCTCAAAGAGTCAGTTCTGTCCTATCGAATAATAATATCTACATACTGTCTCATCCCGAACTTGCGAAATAGACCTTAGCCAACATGTCGCTCGAAGCAACCATGATCATGTCCGTCCCGCCCAACTCAGATTAGGACCATCTGTGCGTTAACTGACCTCTTCGCAGTGTGGATAATAGTGAAAGTAGCAGAAACGGAGACTATACGTGAGAATTCCTTGGTTTTTCCAAGCTTTGATAAGCTCTGACGCTCAAGGGCTGACAACTTGCAGCTCAACACGATGGCAGGCACAGGTCGATGCTGTCAGCGTCATTCACAGCGCCAAAATGCGCGCGCATCCACAGTCTGCTGTTGGGCTCATGAGTATGGGTGGCAAGGGTCCTGAAGTTCTTTCGACATTTACCTCCGACTTTGGCAGCATTCTCGCCGGTCTGCACCGTACCAAGATTCATGGTACTGCCCATCTCAGCTCCAGTATACAGGTGGCTGGTGTATGTGATTTGTCCTCAGTCTCAAGTTTCGTCGATGGATActgacgatgttgatgatctAGCTTGCTTTAAAGCACCGTTCCGAGAAGTCTCAGAGACAACGCATCA of Aspergillus fumigatus Af293 chromosome 2, whole genome shotgun sequence contains these proteins:
- a CDS encoding GTPase-activating protein LRG1, with protein sequence MPPGDVPLPDSLVPGNGAVRPTLNTSGQGGSFQKQTPTSPADSNRTFDSPRARSGGRNGSAVTSPVDGMQNPDGRTGRRLDSNNPGQRDPSTPRDRAGYWEKSAQRDRPSQSGRPPTKSPGSSRICKKCGEPLTGQFVRALGATYHLECFKCEDCGQIVASKFFPVDAEDGSGQYPLCETDYFRRLDLLCHECGGALRGSYITALDHKYHIEHFTCSVCPTVFGAQDSYYEHEGRVYCHFHYSTQFAQRCHGCHTAILKQFVEIFRNGQNQHWHPECYMIHKFWNVRLAPNGQPLEHPEAGLDATDEERNRVREEEDMMEEKVYKIWSILSGFEESSAACISDMLLHVSNGSYLDGVLVAKRFIGHVEVLFRAIDELAGYIKAQEMKDLAYGREAKLLCKKIVAFFALLSKTQEAGVRKLGVTQELLSLVTGLAHYLKLLIRIGLQGALKLEREKESPEGLYHFLNHLADIETLRPPEQEESPADLMAGVASLADQLSDCCAACKEPIDDECVMLGESRWHIKPPHLTCAACQTDLTDTCQEALWSPRIKKVFCNNCASQQGLANETQGGFTRVSKLQQFVFLLRVALARLLAVLHAGGTLQPTSDDPSFAGSETQDGNQTQSGGNIHRSTTRSKYAGRDGAAESSLEQTVGEMRRLRSIRNERTLSTTYKRARASRIIDGPEGRSVRPGSSGGEGSDARGHGFQIVEERDANGETVTDLTFGNQDALTLDDIPRIVAAEQAKEQRPNAYRHAGTKLVGTTEPLPRYNQGHQRGVSSGNLESHLAERTTKTKKYFSELSALEYFIVRHVAVLSMEPLLEGYFTLDELLSLIESRKPTIWNIFGRAFNKDAKKAGKKKGVFGVSLDFLVEKEGTESTHGVGPGALRVPALVDDAVSAMRQMDMSVEGVFRKNGNIRRLKEISELIDNKYDQVDLTKETPVQIAALLKKFLREMPDPLLTFKLHNLFVISQKIPDPEKQKRLLHLTCCLLPKAHRDTMEVLFAFLNWTSSFSHVDEDTGSKMDIHNLATVITPNILYPNTKNSTVDESFLAIEAVNALITYNDTMCEIPEDLQAVLSDTTFFKDNNEVSTKEILKRYGDIARGSFSPKPNNGGETVTITNPHNRGANTPTSARIETDQSQDGPWQAQNPVRHVQNTGGHNHASSASAPYNGMELAPGQSASYRERSTSNGSQQNPIPQEGQPQQMPYRSRPGAGPMGVAG